The following proteins come from a genomic window of Mycobacterium sp. DL:
- a CDS encoding GAF domain-containing protein, giving the protein MHEQLDELLASRDQMEQLLALTIEIGADLDLDATLVRIVTAARQLTGAQYGALGVRDADGRLMSFVHAGMDADTVARLGDLPAGKGLLGVLLNQTDIVGLGDLTAHPAAVGFPEHHPPMRAFLGVPIIIREVVFGSLYLGDDRPGQVFNESHENAVRALASVAAVAIDNAQLFHQVSTSARWTAASREIITEVLAGGDSGKAALSLIADRVCALTDAEQAIVLLSADPELPADHLDTLTVAAAVGVHADDVHGQQVVVDGSTIGTVFRTGTPLITDVFRHPIAGFTDLGQRPAIVMPLRAGTMAWGVIAAARSPHQSPLDTRYLDLAADFAGHAALALSLAARRDHERERTVLADRERIAHDLHDHVIQKLFAAGLDLQGTIARTHSPPIVDRLTRTVDELQSTIEDIRNTIFRLNSAAWTGEDFRQRVHTAIAELTDDRDIRTTVTLSGPMSVIGAELAQHAAAILTEAISNTVRHSRATRLAVHVAVADELAIDVIDNGRGIPANNQRRSGLANMARRAEKLCGTCHFTTPEQGGTHVRFTAPLTDL; this is encoded by the coding sequence ATGCATGAACAGCTCGATGAGCTGCTGGCGTCGCGTGACCAGATGGAGCAGTTGCTGGCCCTCACCATCGAAATCGGCGCCGATCTTGATCTGGATGCCACGCTGGTCCGTATCGTCACCGCAGCCAGGCAGTTGACCGGCGCCCAGTATGGCGCGCTCGGGGTGCGTGACGCGGACGGCCGATTGATGTCGTTCGTGCACGCCGGTATGGACGCCGACACGGTGGCGCGGTTGGGTGATCTGCCGGCCGGTAAGGGTCTGTTGGGCGTGCTGTTGAATCAGACCGACATCGTGGGGCTGGGTGATTTGACCGCCCACCCCGCAGCGGTGGGGTTTCCCGAGCATCATCCTCCGATGCGCGCATTCCTGGGGGTGCCGATCATCATCCGCGAGGTGGTGTTCGGCAGTCTGTACCTCGGCGATGATCGGCCCGGCCAAGTGTTCAACGAGTCCCATGAGAACGCCGTGCGGGCGTTGGCCTCGGTGGCGGCGGTGGCCATCGACAACGCCCAACTGTTCCATCAGGTGTCCACCTCCGCGCGGTGGACCGCGGCCAGCCGCGAGATCATCACCGAGGTCCTCGCGGGCGGCGACTCCGGTAAGGCCGCGCTGTCGCTGATCGCCGACCGCGTCTGCGCGCTGACCGACGCTGAGCAGGCCATCGTGCTGCTGTCTGCCGACCCTGAGCTGCCGGCCGATCACCTCGACACCCTGACTGTCGCGGCCGCGGTGGGGGTCCACGCCGACGACGTGCACGGCCAGCAGGTGGTGGTGGACGGCTCGACCATCGGCACGGTGTTTCGCACCGGGACCCCGCTGATCACCGACGTATTCCGGCACCCGATCGCCGGGTTCACCGACCTCGGGCAGCGCCCCGCGATCGTGATGCCCCTGCGCGCGGGCACGATGGCTTGGGGGGTGATCGCGGCGGCCCGGAGCCCTCACCAGTCGCCGTTGGACACCCGTTACCTGGACTTGGCGGCCGACTTCGCCGGCCATGCTGCCCTGGCGTTGAGCCTGGCCGCCAGACGCGACCACGAACGCGAACGCACCGTGCTCGCCGATCGAGAACGCATCGCCCACGACCTGCACGATCACGTCATCCAGAAACTCTTCGCCGCCGGACTGGATCTGCAAGGCACCATCGCACGGACCCACTCACCGCCCATCGTTGACCGACTGACCCGCACCGTCGATGAACTCCAATCGACTATCGAGGACATCCGCAACACCATTTTCCGGCTGAACTCCGCAGCATGGACTGGGGAGGATTTCCGTCAACGCGTCCACACCGCGATCGCCGAGTTGACCGACGACCGCGACATCAGGACCACGGTGACACTGTCGGGACCGATGAGCGTCATCGGCGCCGAGTTAGCCCAGCACGCCGCGGCGATCCTCACCGAAGCCATCAGCAACACCGTGCGCCACTCCCGAGCCACCCGGCTGGCCGTCCACGTGGCTGTCGCCGATGAACTGGCCATCGACGTCATCGACAACGGCCGAGGCATCCCCGCCAACAACCAGCGCCGCAGCGGGCTGGCCAACATGGCCCGCCGCGCTGAAAAACTCTGCGGCACCTGCCACTTCACCACACCGGAGCAAGGCGGTACCCATGTACGCTTCACCGCCCCACTCACCGACCTCTAA
- a CDS encoding DUF2254 family protein gives MVISLLIRPGSHAIDGTAIAVLWPPDRVGHEASGAVNDCVTVGQARSPDQDVEFAVLVLEEMAVRALSPGTNDPYTAVNALDDLAAGLARLASRSSPSPYRYGDNGQLRVVAPRVVLTDLLDRLFDAMRVYAVAHPTVLRRTLELAEQVGAASLQPAVLARLSAHIGRVIEAFERSAPQTCDLVELRRQADDAPHSLSSLNEAGR, from the coding sequence ATGGTGATATCGCTGTTGATCCGGCCCGGTAGCCACGCCATCGATGGCACCGCCATCGCCGTGCTGTGGCCACCAGACCGTGTCGGACACGAAGCGTCGGGCGCCGTCAATGACTGCGTCACGGTCGGCCAGGCGCGCAGCCCCGACCAAGACGTCGAGTTCGCAGTCCTGGTGTTGGAGGAGATGGCCGTGCGCGCCCTCTCGCCGGGCACGAATGACCCCTACACCGCCGTCAACGCCCTCGACGACCTGGCGGCCGGCCTGGCACGGCTCGCGAGCCGATCCTCGCCATCCCCGTACCGCTACGGCGACAACGGCCAGCTGCGCGTGGTGGCACCCCGCGTGGTGCTCACCGACCTGCTGGACAGGCTGTTCGACGCCATGCGCGTCTACGCCGTCGCCCACCCCACGGTGCTCCGACGGACGCTCGAACTCGCCGAGCAGGTCGGTGCCGCCAGCTTGCAGCCCGCAGTCCTGGCCCGACTCAGCGCCCACATCGGGCGCGTCATCGAGGCGTTCGAACGTAGCGCGCCCCAGACCTGCGATCTCGTCGAGCTACGTCGTCAAGCCGACGACGCGCCACACAGTTTGTCCTCGCTCAACGAAGCCGGGCGGTGA
- a CDS encoding general stress protein, translating to MVEQVTQAASTVPPQEPPRQIVSNFTQYRDAEHAVDRLASQQFDIERIAIIGSELQVVEEVKGRLNYGVAAARGAAAGALAGALIGWVLGLFDLLQPIITGLVLALYGVVFGAAVGAAVGLMLHALRGGRRAFQASSALRPRHYDVVADAAVVERARQLLDAHDTPPLQREAG from the coding sequence ATGGTTGAACAAGTAACGCAGGCGGCTTCGACGGTGCCACCGCAGGAGCCCCCACGGCAGATTGTCAGCAATTTCACCCAGTACCGCGATGCCGAACACGCGGTCGACCGACTCGCCAGTCAGCAGTTCGATATTGAACGAATCGCCATCATCGGATCAGAGCTACAAGTTGTCGAAGAGGTCAAAGGCCGGCTGAACTACGGCGTGGCCGCCGCGCGAGGCGCGGCCGCCGGCGCGCTAGCGGGCGCCTTGATCGGCTGGGTTCTAGGTCTGTTCGACCTGCTCCAACCCATCATCACCGGGCTCGTCTTGGCCCTGTACGGAGTCGTGTTCGGCGCCGCGGTGGGCGCCGCGGTGGGTCTTATGCTTCATGCGTTGCGGGGCGGTCGCCGCGCCTTCCAAGCCTCCAGCGCGCTGCGGCCCCGGCACTATGACGTCGTTGCGGATGCGGCCGTGGTCGAACGTGCCCGCCAGTTGCTCGACGCGCACGACACTCCGCCTCTTCAGCGAGAAGCTGGATGA
- a CDS encoding trypsin-like peptidase domain-containing protein, translated as MTSETHTRRAGIPVVVAVVTLVLSACANPPDQASDPSTTSATATTTAVAEESSAAPGFVEVVERVSPSVVTVLTDGGQGSGVVLRPDVVVTNAHVVGQQRKVSIVLADGTRSPGEVLGTDEVTNVAVVRTERGDLPVAEFREDLPRPGERVLAIGSPLGFQNSVSAGIISGLHRDVPGSAAQTYSLVDLIQTDASISPGNSGGALLDTQGRVVGINEAYIPPAAGAVSIGFAIPTATVLDVAEQLLADGTATHPYLGVSAGRLTDPIRQRLDVQVDRGAVALLVDDGAPAARAGVKSGDVIVEMAGQSVGSVEDLLSALRQTRPGQQVALVFVRGDQRQQVEVTIGSRPT; from the coding sequence ATGACGTCGGAAACGCATACCAGGCGCGCCGGAATCCCGGTGGTGGTCGCGGTGGTGACGCTCGTGTTGTCCGCGTGCGCCAATCCGCCGGATCAGGCGAGCGACCCGTCGACCACGAGCGCAACCGCTACGACCACTGCGGTGGCCGAGGAGTCGTCGGCTGCGCCGGGCTTTGTCGAGGTGGTCGAACGGGTCAGCCCCAGTGTCGTTACCGTGCTGACCGACGGCGGTCAGGGCAGTGGTGTGGTGTTGCGGCCCGACGTCGTCGTCACCAACGCCCACGTGGTCGGTCAACAACGCAAGGTGTCGATCGTCCTCGCCGACGGCACACGATCGCCCGGGGAGGTGCTCGGCACCGACGAGGTGACCAATGTCGCGGTGGTGCGCACCGAGCGTGGTGATCTACCGGTAGCGGAGTTCCGCGAGGATCTCCCGCGCCCAGGCGAACGGGTTCTGGCCATCGGCAGCCCGTTGGGCTTTCAGAATTCGGTGAGCGCCGGCATCATTTCCGGTCTGCACCGCGATGTCCCGGGCTCGGCCGCGCAGACGTACTCACTCGTTGACCTCATTCAAACCGACGCATCGATTTCACCGGGCAACTCCGGCGGTGCGCTGCTGGATACGCAGGGGCGGGTGGTCGGCATCAACGAGGCCTACATCCCGCCCGCGGCCGGAGCGGTATCCATCGGGTTCGCGATACCCACCGCCACCGTGCTGGACGTGGCCGAGCAACTGTTGGCCGATGGCACGGCCACCCATCCTTACTTGGGTGTTTCTGCTGGACGGCTCACCGACCCGATACGACAGCGACTCGACGTTCAGGTCGATCGGGGTGCGGTCGCACTCTTGGTCGACGACGGCGCACCGGCCGCCCGCGCGGGGGTCAAGTCGGGCGATGTCATCGTGGAAATGGCCGGTCAGTCGGTCGGCAGCGTCGAGGACCTGTTGAGCGCGTTACGCCAGACACGACCCGGGCAGCAGGTTGCCCTGGTTTTCGTTCGCGGTGATCAGCGCCAGCAAGTAGAAGTCACGATCGGATCCCGGCCCACCTGA
- a CDS encoding nitroreductase family deazaflavin-dependent oxidoreductase, translating into MRAPVWIYKARAGALLGSRILMLEHIGRKSGAPRYVVLEAFDHPTPDTYVVPSGFGEKAQWFRNVKANPRVRVYIRSHAPVPATARVLEQHEADRALAAYIRRHPRAWARFKSVIEATLGSRISDTNTALPLVELRLEPARRK; encoded by the coding sequence GTGCGCGCTCCGGTCTGGATATACAAGGCCCGCGCCGGGGCACTACTGGGCTCACGGATACTGATGCTCGAACACATCGGTCGCAAATCCGGTGCACCCCGCTATGTCGTGCTGGAGGCCTTCGACCATCCCACGCCCGATACCTACGTCGTCCCTTCCGGTTTCGGCGAGAAAGCGCAATGGTTCCGCAACGTCAAGGCCAACCCGCGGGTGCGGGTCTACATTCGCAGCCACGCGCCGGTCCCTGCCACCGCACGGGTCCTCGAACAGCACGAAGCAGACCGCGCGCTCGCCGCGTACATCCGTCGACATCCGCGCGCGTGGGCACGGTTCAAGTCCGTGATCGAGGCAACCCTCGGCAGCAGAATCAGTGACACCAACACCGCGCTGCCGTTAGTCGAGTTGCGCCTCGAACCGGCGAGGCGGAAATGA
- a CDS encoding MPT63 family protein produces MKIKPALGALSVAAAAAIGVSAPSASAETEVEYLGQPAELVDGNVIQHWTVTGLKPSTDTIPYQAAGTLWEATATDEAIAGSATPIVSNLNARAGNGETYRVLFGVATPQGVNPSTLPQGEKTTGKIYFDVTGEQPDSVVYNAGGTDLLLWVEPPPAPATDSAAGSSPAQVYASPSDSSDAAETATPATPTPTPGAEPAAATPAPTAATATPAPAGSSGTPLPEGSSGTPLPEGSSGTPLPEGAGPAAEASPAPVPAAVAPEGSSGTPIAEDSAGTPAPAGPTPTTTVVAPAPAA; encoded by the coding sequence GTGAAGATCAAGCCTGCGCTCGGCGCTCTGTCGGTCGCCGCTGCAGCCGCCATCGGCGTCTCGGCACCGTCGGCATCGGCCGAGACCGAGGTCGAGTATCTGGGCCAGCCCGCCGAACTCGTTGACGGCAACGTCATCCAGCACTGGACCGTCACCGGCCTGAAGCCGAGCACCGACACGATCCCCTACCAGGCCGCGGGCACACTGTGGGAAGCCACCGCCACCGACGAGGCGATCGCCGGATCGGCGACACCCATCGTGTCCAACCTGAACGCCAGGGCCGGCAATGGTGAGACCTACCGTGTGCTGTTCGGTGTGGCCACACCTCAGGGCGTCAATCCGTCGACGCTGCCGCAAGGCGAGAAGACCACGGGCAAGATCTATTTCGACGTCACCGGCGAGCAGCCCGACAGCGTCGTCTACAACGCCGGGGGAACCGATCTCCTGCTCTGGGTCGAGCCACCGCCTGCCCCGGCCACCGATTCCGCCGCCGGCTCGTCGCCGGCACAGGTCTATGCCAGCCCCTCGGATTCCAGCGATGCTGCCGAGACCGCGACTCCCGCCACCCCGACCCCGACCCCGGGAGCGGAGCCTGCTGCGGCGACCCCGGCGCCGACCGCAGCCACGGCCACACCCGCACCGGCGGGGAGCTCGGGAACACCACTGCCCGAAGGCAGCTCGGGAACGCCGCTACCGGAAGGCAGCTCGGGCACCCCGCTGCCCGAAGGCGCCGGCCCGGCAGCGGAAGCAAGCCCTGCACCGGTCCCCGCCGCGGTGGCCCCGGAAGGCAGCTCGGGCACACCGATTGCCGAGGACAGTGCGGGCACGCCTGCACCTGCTGGTCCTACCCCCACGACCACCGTCGTGGCTCCTGCCCCGGCTGCCTGA
- a CDS encoding glucose-1-phosphate cytidylyltransferase, with protein MKVVLFCGGYGMRMRTAEGDVIPKPLQMVGPRPLLWHVMQYYAHHGHKEFILCLGYGAEKIKDYFLNYSETLSNDFMLTGGKVHLMGSDIADWTITFADTGMESPIGERLRRVRKYLGSDPYFLANYADVLTDAPLDEMIERTISTEALASMLVVPPQSSFHCVNVASTGEVKEVMPLTDISVGVNGGYFVLHQDVIDLIPENGDLVGDACESLAGTGKLIGHRHDGFWKPADTFKERAELDSDYNNGIRPWALWESDRAVA; from the coding sequence ATGAAGGTCGTTCTCTTTTGTGGCGGATACGGCATGCGGATGCGTACCGCCGAGGGTGACGTCATACCCAAGCCGCTCCAGATGGTGGGGCCGCGGCCGCTGCTGTGGCACGTCATGCAGTACTACGCACACCACGGCCACAAGGAGTTCATCCTCTGCCTCGGGTACGGCGCCGAGAAGATCAAGGACTACTTCCTCAACTACAGCGAGACGCTGTCCAACGACTTCATGCTGACCGGGGGCAAGGTCCACCTGATGGGTTCCGACATCGCCGATTGGACCATCACCTTCGCCGACACGGGTATGGAGTCGCCGATCGGTGAACGCCTGCGGCGGGTGCGCAAGTACCTCGGCTCCGACCCGTATTTCCTCGCCAACTACGCCGACGTACTCACCGATGCTCCTCTCGACGAGATGATCGAGCGCACCATCTCCACCGAGGCGCTCGCGTCCATGCTCGTCGTGCCCCCGCAGTCGTCCTTCCATTGCGTCAACGTTGCATCGACGGGCGAGGTCAAAGAGGTGATGCCGCTGACCGACATCTCCGTCGGGGTCAACGGCGGGTACTTCGTCCTGCACCAGGACGTCATCGATCTGATCCCCGAGAACGGTGACCTGGTCGGCGACGCCTGCGAATCGCTGGCCGGGACAGGCAAGTTGATCGGGCACCGCCATGACGGGTTCTGGAAGCCGGCGGACACCTTCAAGGAACGGGCCGAGCTGGACAGCGACTACAACAACGGAATCCGCCCCTGGGCGCTGTGGGA